The Solibacillus sp. FSL W7-1436 genome window below encodes:
- the smc gene encoding chromosome segregation protein SMC has translation MFLKRLEVVGFKSFAERIGIDFVPGVTAVVGPNGSGKSNVTDAIRWVLGEQSAKSLRGAKMEDVIFAGSESRRALNFAEVTLVLDNTDEQVAIPYTEVSVTRRVYRSGESEYLLNNQQCRLKDITDLFMDSGLGKEAFSIISQGRVDEILNSRPDDRRSIFEEAAGVLKYKQRKKKAEHKLVETDENLNRVLDILHEIDQRLEPLKIQASSAKDYVRMTEELKDFDIALMVHDIRANGKVLQGYTEEQQKLTATEKEHATEIATVEQQLRKMRTELKAIDEVLDGSQEQLVEASAEVERWEGRKALFNEKRSNAEKQIQQLRESLTEASNTVKDLQEAEREKRGQFTEKQKIVTEIRSTLKQVEQALTRSASEIEQEIEDAKNTYINLLNEEATVKNELKHIDQQLSQEQASVERMTGRSSEIQKELTEALIAKEVTERALEQAELSVKEQLNHFDIMQHQLKSATADLDEKQALLYKAYQHHQQLKARKETLAELEADFSGFFHGVKEVLLARDRKELQGIEGAVAELIQVEAKYSQAIETALGAASQHIVTENEQHAQKAIGWLKQKRAGRATFLPKTVMRSRKIHAQQLSDIQSHPAYVALAYELVNYAQENTTIIENLLGNVLVASSLEGASQIARLCGFKYRVVTLEGDIVNAGGSLTGGAVKQQSSLFSRKAELDKLVVTLGEMESTIHSAEQTVATKKEQIASLRHSLEEMKLQGESLREQEQIHRAKLMELDMIVKNLQTTVTITQSEQTSLSTRKESLNEQQSAAQSRLTELSDELQEIQQTVDELTLAKAQSETQKDVLREQLAQKRSELAVAQEQLTQVQASIAGIELNLSKAQANVEKISREIDWVESEDGLNGPSAEELAQTIVEWTEKKDALTEIIQKNRTMRSALHEQVTENEIHLQEIQRVHKSYVDALRALELKCSRIEFEMNSLQEQLLEQYELDVLSAQEEAISIEDEEQVRRKVKLLKQSIEELGPVNLASIEEYERVQERYTFLSEQREDLVAAKDTLHKAIGEMDEEMTERFSETFKQIRKQFVISFRELFGGGTADLVLLDPNNMLETGIEIIAQPPGKKLQSLSLLSGGERALTAIALLFAILNTRPVPFCILDEVEAALDESNVVRYSEYLRKFSEHTQFIVITHRKGTMEGADVLYGITMQESGVSKLVSVKLEEHAELVAQGSGGK, from the coding sequence ATGTTCCTTAAAAGACTCGAAGTAGTAGGCTTTAAATCATTTGCCGAACGTATCGGGATTGATTTTGTACCTGGTGTTACAGCAGTTGTAGGACCTAATGGTAGTGGGAAAAGTAATGTAACAGATGCAATCCGGTGGGTATTAGGAGAGCAGTCTGCCAAAAGTCTGCGTGGAGCCAAAATGGAAGACGTTATTTTTGCAGGAAGTGAATCAAGAAGAGCACTGAACTTTGCGGAAGTTACACTCGTTTTAGATAATACAGATGAACAAGTAGCAATACCTTATACAGAGGTAAGTGTGACAAGACGTGTTTATCGCTCAGGCGAAAGTGAATATTTACTGAATAACCAGCAATGTCGTCTGAAAGATATTACAGACTTGTTCATGGATTCTGGGCTTGGGAAAGAAGCTTTTTCCATTATTTCGCAAGGACGGGTTGATGAAATTTTAAACAGCCGTCCAGATGACCGCCGCAGTATTTTTGAAGAGGCTGCAGGTGTTTTAAAATATAAGCAGCGCAAGAAAAAAGCGGAGCATAAGCTTGTTGAAACAGATGAAAATCTAAATCGGGTTCTCGATATTCTGCATGAAATTGATCAGCGTCTTGAGCCATTGAAAATTCAGGCATCCAGCGCGAAAGATTACGTGAGAATGACCGAAGAACTGAAAGATTTTGATATAGCATTAATGGTTCATGATATCCGTGCAAACGGCAAAGTATTGCAAGGCTATACTGAAGAGCAGCAAAAATTAACAGCAACCGAAAAAGAACATGCAACTGAAATTGCGACAGTTGAACAACAGTTGCGCAAAATGCGTACGGAGTTAAAAGCGATTGACGAAGTACTGGACGGTTCCCAGGAACAGCTTGTCGAGGCGAGCGCGGAAGTAGAGCGATGGGAAGGCCGTAAAGCGCTATTTAACGAAAAACGTTCTAATGCCGAAAAACAAATTCAGCAACTACGTGAAAGCTTAACGGAAGCATCCAATACGGTAAAAGATCTGCAAGAGGCTGAACGTGAAAAACGCGGTCAGTTTACGGAAAAGCAAAAAATCGTTACTGAAATTCGTTCGACGCTAAAGCAGGTCGAGCAAGCTTTAACACGCTCTGCTTCGGAAATCGAACAAGAAATTGAAGATGCGAAAAATACTTACATCAACTTGCTTAACGAAGAAGCGACAGTAAAAAATGAATTAAAGCATATCGATCAGCAGCTTTCGCAGGAACAGGCATCTGTTGAGCGAATGACAGGTCGTTCATCTGAAATTCAAAAAGAACTGACTGAAGCACTCATTGCAAAAGAAGTGACAGAACGTGCACTTGAACAGGCGGAACTGTCTGTAAAAGAGCAACTTAATCATTTTGATATAATGCAACATCAATTAAAATCAGCGACTGCCGATTTAGATGAAAAGCAGGCATTATTGTATAAAGCTTATCAGCATCATCAGCAATTAAAAGCGCGTAAAGAGACATTGGCTGAACTTGAGGCTGATTTCTCAGGCTTCTTCCATGGTGTTAAGGAAGTCCTTTTAGCGCGGGATCGTAAAGAACTGCAAGGAATCGAAGGTGCGGTAGCCGAGCTGATTCAAGTCGAGGCAAAATACTCACAGGCAATTGAAACTGCATTAGGCGCAGCTTCACAGCATATTGTGACTGAAAATGAACAACATGCCCAAAAAGCAATTGGCTGGTTGAAGCAAAAACGTGCAGGCCGTGCAACATTTTTACCGAAAACAGTAATGCGTTCACGGAAAATTCATGCACAGCAATTAAGCGATATTCAATCTCATCCTGCATATGTTGCATTGGCATATGAACTAGTAAATTATGCACAGGAAAATACGACAATTATTGAAAACCTTTTAGGTAATGTATTAGTTGCATCTTCTTTGGAAGGTGCAAGTCAAATTGCCCGTTTATGCGGATTTAAGTACCGCGTTGTTACTCTTGAAGGGGACATCGTGAATGCTGGTGGTTCCTTAACTGGTGGTGCCGTAAAGCAGCAAAGTTCATTGTTCTCGCGTAAAGCGGAACTCGACAAACTTGTAGTGACATTGGGAGAAATGGAGTCAACAATCCATTCTGCCGAGCAAACGGTAGCGACAAAGAAAGAACAGATTGCCTCATTACGTCACTCATTGGAAGAGATGAAACTGCAAGGTGAATCATTGCGTGAGCAAGAGCAGATTCACCGTGCGAAGCTTATGGAACTCGATATGATTGTGAAGAACTTACAGACGACGGTAACGATTACGCAGTCGGAGCAAACTTCATTATCGACACGTAAAGAGTCATTAAACGAACAGCAGTCAGCTGCACAATCACGATTGACTGAATTAAGCGATGAATTACAGGAAATTCAGCAAACGGTTGATGAACTGACACTCGCTAAGGCACAGAGTGAAACGCAAAAAGATGTGTTGCGTGAACAGCTGGCCCAAAAAAGATCTGAGCTTGCTGTCGCCCAGGAGCAACTGACGCAAGTACAGGCTTCGATTGCAGGAATTGAATTGAACCTGTCTAAAGCACAGGCAAATGTCGAAAAAATTTCCCGGGAAATCGACTGGGTAGAATCCGAAGATGGCTTAAATGGGCCATCAGCAGAAGAATTGGCCCAAACAATTGTCGAATGGACGGAGAAAAAAGATGCGCTGACAGAAATTATTCAAAAGAACCGTACAATGCGTTCTGCTCTGCATGAACAGGTTACGGAAAATGAAATTCACCTGCAGGAAATACAGCGAGTACACAAAAGCTATGTTGATGCATTGCGTGCACTTGAGCTGAAATGCAGCCGAATTGAATTTGAAATGAATAGTTTGCAAGAGCAATTACTCGAGCAATATGAACTTGATGTTTTATCTGCTCAAGAAGAAGCAATCAGCATTGAAGACGAAGAACAAGTTCGACGGAAAGTGAAGCTGCTGAAGCAATCGATCGAAGAACTCGGTCCGGTCAATCTGGCTTCGATTGAAGAATACGAACGTGTTCAGGAGCGTTATACATTTTTAAGTGAACAACGTGAAGATTTGGTCGCTGCAAAAGACACGCTGCACAAAGCAATCGGCGAGATGGATGAAGAAATGACCGAGCGCTTCAGTGAAACATTTAAGCAGATCCGCAAGCAATTCGTCATTTCGTTCAGAGAGTTGTTTGGCGGCGGTACGGCGGACCTGGTGCTATTGGATCCTAATAATATGCTGGAGACGGGCATTGAAATTATTGCCCAGCCGCCAGGGAAAAAACTGCAAAGCTTAAGTCTGCTTTCTGGCGGAGAACGTGCTTTAACGGCTATTGCTTTATTGTTTGCGATTTTAAATACACGACCTGTACCATTCTGTATTTTGGATGAGGTTGAAGCAGCATTGGATGAATCGAATGTTGTGCGTTATAGTGAATATTTACGTAAATTTAGTGAACATACTCAATTCATCGTCATTACGCACCGTAAAGGGACAATGGAAGGGGCAGATGTTCTGTATGGTATTACAATGCAGGAGTCGGGTGTATCGAAACTTGTATCGGTAAAACTGGAAGAACATGCTGAATTAGTAGCGCAAGGGAGTGGCGGAAAATGA
- the ftsY gene encoding signal recognition particle-docking protein FtsY, with translation MSFFKRLKEKLAGGSEQKEHQEQQEQQVDLLPLDEQVHEEKQLIETVEEEKSETEQTVENEQEETAEQPAAEEVQPVEEEISNQSDTELEDQPQKQSAWSITQKFKAGLEKTRNSFTSKVNDLVARYRKVDEDFFEELEDVLLQADVGFETVMELMDKLRFEVQRQNIKDTNGIQAIISEKLVEIYESGEENLTELNIQQSGDLTVILFVGVNGVGKTTTIGKLAHRLKSEGKSVMLAAGDTFRAGAIEQLQVWGDRVGVEVIAQSEGSDPAAVMYDAIRAAKKRGVDILICDTAGRLQNKVNLMNELEKVHRVISREIPNAPHEVLLALDATTGQNALVQAQMFKEVTNVTGIVLTKLDGTAKGGIVLAIRNKLHIPVKFVGLGEKMDDLQPFDAERYVYGLFAEGLEKELEKAEE, from the coding sequence ATGAGTTTTTTTAAGCGACTGAAAGAAAAACTGGCAGGTGGCAGTGAACAAAAAGAACACCAGGAACAACAAGAACAACAGGTGGATTTGTTACCGCTTGACGAACAGGTACACGAAGAAAAGCAATTAATCGAAACGGTAGAGGAAGAAAAATCCGAAACTGAACAAACTGTTGAAAATGAGCAGGAAGAAACAGCTGAGCAGCCGGCAGCTGAAGAAGTACAGCCTGTTGAAGAAGAGATTTCGAATCAGTCGGATACTGAATTAGAGGACCAACCTCAAAAACAGTCCGCGTGGTCGATCACCCAGAAGTTTAAAGCAGGATTGGAGAAAACACGTAATTCCTTCACATCTAAAGTAAACGATTTGGTAGCACGTTACCGTAAAGTGGATGAAGACTTCTTTGAAGAGTTGGAAGATGTACTGCTGCAAGCGGATGTCGGCTTTGAAACAGTGATGGAATTAATGGATAAATTACGTTTTGAAGTTCAGCGTCAAAACATTAAAGATACGAACGGGATTCAGGCGATCATTTCCGAAAAGCTTGTTGAAATTTATGAATCTGGTGAGGAAAACTTAACAGAATTAAATATTCAGCAGAGCGGAGATTTAACGGTTATTTTATTTGTTGGTGTCAACGGTGTCGGAAAAACTACGACAATCGGTAAACTGGCCCACCGTTTAAAATCTGAAGGGAAATCCGTGATGCTGGCAGCGGGAGACACATTCCGTGCCGGTGCCATTGAGCAGCTGCAAGTATGGGGCGACCGTGTCGGTGTAGAAGTTATCGCACAGTCAGAAGGTTCCGACCCTGCGGCAGTAATGTATGATGCGATCCGTGCAGCGAAAAAACGCGGTGTCGATATTTTAATTTGCGATACAGCCGGTCGTCTGCAAAACAAAGTCAACTTAATGAACGAACTTGAAAAAGTGCACCGTGTAATTTCTCGTGAAATTCCGAATGCACCACATGAAGTACTTCTTGCATTGGATGCGACAACAGGCCAAAATGCGCTTGTTCAGGCTCAAATGTTCAAAGAGGTAACAAATGTAACGGGTATTGTTTTAACGAAACTGGATGGTACGGCAAAAGGCGGTATCGTTCTGGCTATCCGCAACAAATTGCACATCCCTGTGAAATTTGTAGGACTTGGTGAAAAAATGGATGACCTGCAGCCATTCGATGCAGAACGTTATGTTTATGGTTTATTCGCCGAAGGACTGGAAAAAGAACTGGAGAAAGCAGAAGAGTAA
- a CDS encoding LacI family DNA-binding transcriptional regulator: protein MKKVTIADVAKEANVSVSTVSQFMNQRYEYMSVETRAKIQLAVEKLRYRPNILARSLKNKGTQTIGIIVANIMYTFTTHIVHHLERHFQQHGFQVIVCNANDNPKLEREHIDLLLAKQVEGFILFPTGNNKDLYDYLYNSNIPVVFLDRMIADVKIPSVLLNNEKAIELAVGELLNKGYENLAIVAGSIEQNITPRLERLEGFRQAMKKRGVEYGEHQVIATSTENLPDKLKQLLTEVSLDGIIAGNDRMLLAILHYMKEHAPDILEKIGIAVIDEMPLAKFISTKLTTIEQPTEEMAKQAVHLFMQIKKSGYTEELLPAYRFEPILV from the coding sequence ATGAAAAAAGTAACAATAGCCGACGTTGCTAAGGAAGCAAATGTTTCGGTCAGTACCGTTTCACAATTTATGAATCAGCGTTACGAGTATATGAGTGTGGAAACACGGGCAAAAATCCAGTTAGCTGTTGAAAAACTGCGCTACAGGCCAAATATTCTAGCGCGAAGCCTGAAAAATAAAGGGACACAAACAATTGGGATTATTGTCGCCAATATTATGTATACCTTTACTACGCATATCGTCCATCATTTAGAGCGTCATTTTCAGCAGCACGGTTTTCAGGTCATTGTGTGCAATGCAAATGATAATCCGAAATTGGAACGTGAACATATTGATTTACTGCTTGCAAAACAGGTAGAAGGATTTATTCTTTTCCCTACAGGCAATAACAAAGACTTGTATGACTATTTATATAACAGTAATATACCGGTAGTTTTTTTAGATCGTATGATTGCCGACGTGAAAATACCAAGTGTTCTATTGAATAATGAAAAAGCCATCGAATTGGCAGTTGGGGAACTGTTGAATAAAGGCTATGAAAATTTAGCTATTGTGGCAGGCTCGATTGAACAAAATATTACACCTCGTCTCGAAAGGCTGGAAGGTTTCCGCCAGGCGATGAAAAAGAGGGGAGTCGAATATGGAGAACATCAAGTAATTGCAACTTCAACGGAAAACCTGCCCGACAAGTTAAAGCAGTTGCTTACTGAAGTCAGCCTCGATGGAATTATTGCCGGAAATGACCGTATGCTGCTCGCAATTTTACACTATATGAAAGAACATGCTCCAGACATTTTGGAGAAAATCGGTATTGCTGTAATTGACGAAATGCCATTAGCTAAATTTATATCTACAAAATTGACAACGATTGAACAACCAACAGAAGAAATGGCGAAACAAGCGGTTCATTTGTTCATGCAAATCAAAAAAAGCGGCTACACAGAGGAATTATTACCCGCCTACCGGTTTGAACCGATTTTAGTATAG
- a CDS encoding TRAP transporter substrate-binding protein, producing MMKTKGVLMLLIALTIFLTACNSSDGAQTIILAENQVDDYPTSVGDYEFARLIEEKTDGRYKVEVYTGGQLGDEKSAIELMQVGAIELARINGSPLMEFSDSLGVLSLPYLFSDDDHKWEVLNGEIGETLLDGLKESNLQGLAFYDSGNRHFYNSVREIKSPEDLEGLKIRVQQSSLNIDMVEALGASATAMSYGEVYSAIQTGVIDGAENNFPSYYTTNHFEVAKYVTMDGHSSVPEVLTASKAFWDTLSDEDKEIFKEAALESQVVQREAWAALEEKSLLEARNAGNTVTVIDDVTPWQEAVEPIYTKYGEQFKENLEKIQSLVK from the coding sequence ATGATGAAAACAAAAGGGGTTTTAATGCTATTAATTGCATTAACAATATTTTTAACTGCTTGTAATTCCTCTGATGGAGCTCAAACAATCATTTTAGCCGAGAACCAGGTAGATGATTATCCTACTTCAGTCGGCGATTATGAATTTGCGAGATTGATAGAAGAAAAAACTGATGGACGTTACAAAGTGGAAGTTTACACAGGGGGGCAGCTTGGTGACGAAAAGAGTGCCATTGAATTAATGCAGGTAGGAGCGATTGAACTGGCACGGATCAATGGTAGTCCTTTAATGGAATTCTCGGACTCATTAGGTGTTTTATCTTTACCGTACTTATTTTCAGATGATGATCATAAGTGGGAAGTATTGAATGGTGAAATCGGCGAGACATTATTAGATGGGTTAAAAGAATCCAATTTACAAGGGTTGGCTTTTTACGATTCAGGCAACCGTCATTTCTATAATTCGGTTCGCGAGATAAAATCACCGGAAGATTTAGAAGGGTTAAAAATTCGAGTACAGCAATCAAGTTTAAATATTGACATGGTTGAGGCATTAGGAGCTTCTGCCACAGCAATGTCTTATGGTGAAGTTTATTCGGCTATTCAAACAGGTGTAATTGATGGTGCCGAAAACAACTTTCCAAGTTATTACACGACGAATCATTTTGAAGTGGCTAAATACGTAACGATGGACGGACACTCTAGTGTACCGGAAGTTTTGACAGCTTCGAAAGCTTTCTGGGATACGCTATCCGATGAAGATAAGGAAATTTTTAAGGAAGCGGCCTTGGAATCACAGGTCGTGCAGCGAGAAGCATGGGCAGCTCTTGAAGAAAAATCTTTACTTGAAGCGCGAAATGCAGGTAATACAGTTACAGTCATCGATGATGTGACACCTTGGCAAGAAGCAGTTGAACCAATCTACACAAAATACGGGGAACAGTTTAAAGAGAATTTAGAGAAGATTCAATCATTGGTTAAGTAA
- a CDS encoding TRAP transporter small permease — MATIKKAKSILDRSLDFILGTMVVAMTLIIIYQIFTRNFLDFTPRWTEELALLLLIWIAFIGIAIGFRDNLHIGVGIFVGLMPKNIQKKIDLITKVLVVAMSIIFIYYGFRFTFLMHGSLMAGTGLPQSILYSAIPVSGILTLIYGIEMFFKDAIHEDFDDDAKEAMEAAK; from the coding sequence GTGGCTACTATAAAAAAAGCAAAAAGTATTTTAGACCGCAGCCTGGATTTTATTTTGGGAACGATGGTTGTTGCAATGACATTAATCATCATCTATCAGATATTTACACGTAACTTTTTAGACTTCACACCAAGATGGACGGAAGAGTTGGCATTGCTTTTACTAATTTGGATTGCCTTTATTGGAATTGCCATCGGATTTAGAGATAACTTACATATTGGGGTAGGGATATTTGTTGGTTTGATGCCAAAGAACATTCAAAAGAAAATTGATCTCATCACTAAAGTATTGGTAGTTGCAATGAGTATCATTTTTATCTACTACGGTTTCCGTTTCACATTTTTAATGCATGGCTCATTAATGGCAGGTACAGGATTGCCGCAAAGTATTCTGTACAGTGCGATTCCTGTCAGTGGTATTTTAACGTTGATTTACGGGATTGAAATGTTCTTTAAAGATGCGATTCATGAAGATTTTGATGATGATGCCAAAGAAGCGATGGAGGCGGCTAAATAA
- a CDS encoding TRAP transporter large permease — MGIAILLAVFVVLLLLRVPVALCLAVSSFVTTIYLGIDLAAIVQRMVSGLNSFSLIAIPFFILAGEIMNEGGISRRLINLANVIVGKVRGGLAMVNVLSSTFFGGISGSAVADVSSIGSVLIPMMKKQKYDAEYSVAVTISSAAQGVLIPPSHNMIIYSTAAGGVSVGALFMGGIVPGIALGLILMIFAYAIAVKRNYPKGEPIKREQVPKIVREGLLGLFTAVIIIGGILSGIFTATESAAIGALYAFIISFFVYKDVPISAMGNILKRTVKTLSMVLFLIAASSAFGWLLAFLKVPSKVTETLLAISPNDFVTLLIINVVLLVLGMFMDMAPLILIATPILLPVAIEAGMDPVQFGVVLILNLAIGLVTPPVGTCLFVGCAIGKIPIEKATKGMLPFYGAMIVILLLITFVPDITLKLPELLLK, encoded by the coding sequence ATGGGGATTGCGATTTTACTTGCAGTATTTGTAGTGTTATTACTTTTACGTGTACCAGTAGCACTATGTCTGGCTGTTTCATCATTTGTCACTACGATTTATTTAGGGATTGATTTAGCGGCTATTGTACAGCGAATGGTAAGTGGATTAAACAGTTTTTCGCTTATTGCGATTCCATTTTTCATTTTAGCTGGTGAAATTATGAATGAAGGCGGTATTTCACGCCGTCTAATTAATTTGGCAAATGTTATTGTCGGTAAAGTACGAGGCGGTTTAGCGATGGTAAACGTTTTATCTTCAACATTTTTTGGCGGTATTTCGGGTTCTGCTGTAGCGGATGTTTCATCAATTGGTTCTGTTTTGATCCCAATGATGAAAAAGCAAAAGTATGATGCGGAATATTCTGTAGCCGTTACAATTTCAAGTGCTGCACAAGGGGTTTTAATTCCACCAAGTCATAATATGATTATTTATTCTACTGCTGCCGGTGGTGTATCGGTCGGTGCATTGTTTATGGGTGGAATCGTTCCCGGTATCGCATTAGGCTTAATCTTAATGATTTTTGCATATGCGATTGCGGTAAAGCGAAATTATCCGAAAGGTGAACCGATTAAGCGTGAACAGGTACCAAAAATTGTTCGCGAAGGTTTATTAGGATTGTTTACAGCAGTTATTATTATTGGCGGGATTTTATCCGGTATTTTCACAGCGACAGAATCTGCGGCAATCGGTGCATTATATGCATTTATCATTTCATTTTTCGTTTATAAAGATGTGCCGATTTCGGCGATGGGCAACATTTTAAAACGTACTGTAAAAACATTGTCGATGGTATTGTTTTTAATTGCTGCTTCATCAGCATTCGGATGGCTCCTTGCATTCTTAAAGGTACCTTCAAAGGTAACAGAAACATTATTGGCGATCTCACCAAATGATTTTGTGACATTACTGATCATTAATGTTGTTTTACTAGTATTAGGTATGTTCATGGATATGGCGCCATTGATTTTGATTGCGACACCAATTTTATTGCCGGTAGCAATCGAAGCAGGTATGGATCCGGTTCAATTCGGTGTTGTATTAATTCTTAACTTAGCAATCGGTCTTGTAACACCGCCTGTTGGTACTTGTCTGTTTGTCGGATGTGCGATAGGAAAAATACCGATTGAAAAAGCGACAAAGGGAATGCTTCCATTTTATGGTGCGATGATTGTTATACTGCTATTAATAACGTTTGTTCCAGATATTACGTTAAAACTTCCGGAACTATTATTGAAGTAA